A window of the Streptomyces sp. Ag109_O5-10 genome harbors these coding sequences:
- a CDS encoding Zn-ribbon domain-containing OB-fold protein, protein MLRPVTDTDGTPFWEYAARGELRVQACADCGEPRFPPRPCCPHCQSFASQWRPTSGRGRIWSYVVPHPPLLPEYAAQAPYNVVVVELDDAPRVRLVGNVVTEAGAPLGSLPPDRIRIGARVQAVFADGLPQWVLERP, encoded by the coding sequence ATGCTGCGACCGGTCACCGACACCGACGGCACCCCCTTCTGGGAGTACGCGGCCCGTGGCGAACTCCGCGTCCAGGCCTGCGCCGACTGCGGCGAACCCCGCTTCCCGCCCCGCCCCTGCTGCCCGCACTGCCAGTCCTTCGCGAGCCAGTGGCGGCCGACGAGCGGGCGGGGCCGGATCTGGTCGTACGTCGTCCCGCACCCGCCGCTGCTGCCCGAGTACGCGGCGCAGGCGCCGTACAACGTGGTCGTCGTGGAACTCGACGACGCGCCCCGGGTACGGCTGGTGGGCAACGTGGTGACCGAGGCCGGGGCGCCGCTCGGCTCCCTGCCCCCGGACCGGATCCGGATCGGCGCCCGGGTGCAGGCGGTCTTCGCCGACGGTCTGCCGCAGTGGGTCCTGGAGCGGCCGTGA
- a CDS encoding FadD3 family acyl-CoA ligase produces MEWGTVPGLVRSAAERYADVEAVVEGRTRITYADLGARVERAAAACIASGVGTGDRVGIWAPNSLDWIVAALGAVSAGGVLVPLNTRFKGTEAADVLRRSGARLLFVTGTFLGTSYVASLRRAAGEGDGRGPLPGLPSLRDVVVLSEDAPVAFRTWKDFLAAGEGVGTGDVTARSAEVDGTCLSDIIFTSGTTGRPKGAMITHAQTLRAYEIWAELAGLRTGDRYLIVNPFFHTFGYKAGVIACLMRGATMIPQPVFDVATVLANIAAERVSVLPGPPTLHQSLLDHPARDAHDLSALRLVVTGAAVVPLLLVERLRGELGVETVLTAYGLSEASGIVTMCRRGDDPTVIASTSGRAIPGTEVRVDAPPGEPGEVLVRGFNVMRGYFEDPAATVQTLTADGWLRTGDVGVLDPAGNLRITDRLKDMFIVGGFNAYPAEIEQLLGLHPEVADVAVIGVPDGRLGEVGKAFVVRRAGAVLTADDLIAWARREMANYKVPRTVEFVAELPRNASGKVVKGELRGWG; encoded by the coding sequence ATGGAGTGGGGGACCGTTCCGGGACTGGTGCGGTCGGCGGCGGAGCGGTACGCGGACGTCGAGGCGGTGGTGGAGGGCCGTACCCGGATCACGTACGCCGACCTGGGCGCCCGGGTGGAACGGGCGGCGGCCGCGTGCATCGCCTCCGGCGTGGGGACGGGCGACCGGGTCGGCATCTGGGCCCCGAACTCCCTGGACTGGATCGTCGCGGCGCTGGGCGCGGTGTCGGCCGGCGGGGTGCTGGTCCCGCTGAACACCCGCTTCAAGGGCACGGAGGCGGCGGACGTGCTGCGCAGGAGCGGTGCCCGGCTGCTGTTCGTGACCGGGACCTTCCTCGGGACCTCGTACGTGGCGTCGCTGCGGAGGGCGGCGGGGGAGGGGGACGGGCGCGGTCCGCTGCCGGGACTGCCGTCCCTGCGGGACGTGGTGGTGCTGTCGGAGGACGCGCCCGTCGCCTTCCGCACCTGGAAGGACTTCCTGGCCGCCGGGGAGGGCGTCGGCACAGGCGACGTGACGGCCCGCTCGGCAGAGGTGGACGGAACCTGCCTCTCCGACATCATCTTCACCTCGGGCACGACGGGCCGCCCCAAGGGCGCGATGATCACCCACGCGCAGACCCTGCGGGCGTACGAGATCTGGGCCGAACTCGCGGGCCTGCGCACCGGTGACCGCTACCTGATCGTCAACCCCTTCTTCCACACCTTCGGCTACAAGGCCGGCGTGATCGCGTGCCTGATGCGCGGGGCGACGATGATCCCGCAGCCGGTGTTCGACGTCGCGACGGTCCTGGCGAACATCGCGGCGGAACGGGTGTCGGTCCTCCCCGGGCCGCCGACCCTGCACCAGTCCCTCCTGGACCACCCGGCCCGCGACGCCCACGACCTCTCCGCCCTGCGCCTGGTCGTGACGGGCGCGGCCGTCGTCCCCCTGCTCCTCGTCGAGCGGCTGCGCGGCGAACTCGGCGTGGAGACCGTCCTGACCGCCTACGGCCTGTCCGAGGCGAGCGGGATCGTGACCATGTGCCGCAGGGGCGACGACCCGACGGTGATCGCGTCGACGTCGGGCCGCGCGATCCCCGGCACCGAGGTGCGGGTGGACGCGCCGCCCGGCGAACCCGGGGAGGTGCTGGTCCGCGGCTTCAACGTCATGCGCGGCTACTTCGAGGACCCGGCCGCGACCGTCCAGACGCTGACGGCGGACGGCTGGCTGCGCACCGGCGACGTCGGCGTCCTGGACCCGGCCGGGAACCTCCGTATCACCGACCGCCTCAAGGACATGTTCATCGTCGGCGGCTTCAACGCCTACCCGGCGGAGATAGAGCAACTGCTGGGCCTGCACCCGGAGGTGGCCGACGTCGCGGTGATCGGCGTACCGGACGGGCGGCTCGGCGAGGTCGGCAAGGCGTTCGTGGTGCGGCGGGCGGGGGCCGTACTGACGGCCGACGACCTGATCGCCTGGGCCCGCCGCGAGATGGCGAACTACAAGGTGCCGCGCACGGTGGAGTTCGTGGCGGAACTCCCGCGGAACGCGAGCGGGAAGGTGGTGAAGGGGGAGTTGCGGGGGTGGGGCTAG
- a CDS encoding VCBS repeat-containing protein, which yields MGAVLLLLLSACGSGASEESPARHPGVRSDFDGDGYGDLVVGDTTATVNGKYAAGFAAVLRGSARGPRLEGPRVVTQNDLGLGKAGEGGAFGSPDTSVTADLDGDGRADFVTQAGRKTVFVVWGSDQGLTGTAARLTGSAPLTGDVDGDGHTDLVVGTGEDNAVRILLGPFSRQGTPRRSVSLDLTPSDPEYPVAVPAALGDVTGDGKDDLLVSWSILADYAPVARATVVYRGAADGKLVEGPRLEDGFYGSTLTTADVNHDGYADVVAGLPCEMLGDSMVPVGGSRLMILYGGTLKTSRVTGDTTGLPVKGPFMPCTFGGAPAAGDVDGDGYPDVAFSVVPRTGPEEVILLRGSAGGLTTEGARAVPGGSAVLLDSYGSRAAELVVRGREGIQVWRGGSRLLSFKETDLDLGPEIARGGHGLSPVR from the coding sequence ATGGGTGCCGTCCTGCTTCTGCTGCTGTCGGCCTGTGGTTCGGGCGCGTCGGAGGAGAGCCCGGCACGTCATCCGGGGGTTCGGTCCGACTTCGACGGGGACGGGTACGGCGATCTCGTGGTCGGTGACACGACCGCGACCGTGAACGGGAAGTACGCGGCCGGGTTCGCGGCCGTCCTGCGAGGGTCCGCGCGGGGACCGCGGCTCGAGGGACCGCGGGTCGTCACCCAGAACGATCTGGGATTGGGCAAGGCGGGCGAGGGCGGCGCCTTCGGCAGCCCGGACACGAGCGTGACCGCCGACCTCGACGGTGACGGACGGGCCGACTTCGTCACCCAGGCGGGCCGGAAGACGGTCTTCGTCGTCTGGGGGAGCGACCAGGGGCTGACCGGTACCGCGGCCCGGCTGACGGGTTCGGCACCCCTCACGGGCGATGTCGACGGCGACGGACACACCGATCTCGTCGTCGGTACGGGTGAGGACAACGCCGTACGGATCCTCCTGGGTCCCTTCAGCCGCCAGGGCACACCGCGCCGTAGCGTCTCTCTCGACCTGACGCCGAGCGACCCGGAGTATCCCGTCGCGGTTCCCGCCGCACTGGGCGACGTCACGGGGGACGGCAAGGACGATCTCCTGGTCAGCTGGTCCATCCTGGCGGACTACGCGCCCGTCGCCCGCGCCACCGTCGTGTACCGGGGTGCCGCCGACGGGAAGCTGGTCGAGGGGCCGCGGCTGGAGGACGGCTTCTACGGTTCGACGCTCACGACGGCGGACGTGAACCACGACGGTTACGCCGACGTCGTGGCGGGGTTGCCCTGCGAGATGCTCGGCGATTCGATGGTCCCCGTGGGCGGCAGCCGGCTGATGATTCTCTACGGCGGGACGCTGAAGACGTCACGCGTCACCGGGGACACCACGGGCCTGCCGGTGAAGGGACCCTTCATGCCCTGCACGTTCGGCGGCGCGCCGGCGGCCGGGGACGTGGACGGCGACGGATACCCCGATGTGGCGTTCTCGGTCGTGCCCAGGACGGGGCCGGAGGAGGTCATCCTGCTGAGAGGGAGTGCCGGGGGGCTGACCACCGAGGGGGCGCGGGCCGTGCCCGGCGGCTCGGCGGTACTGCTCGACAGCTACGGCAGCCGGGCGGCCGAGCTGGTGGTCAGGGGCCGGGAGGGGATCCAGGTGTGGCGCGGCGGATCCCGGCTGCTCTCGTTCAAGGAGACCGACCTCGACCTCGGACCGGAGATAGCGCGCGGAGGGCACGGCCTCTCGCCGGTCCGATGA
- a CDS encoding PQQ-binding-like beta-propeller repeat protein, with protein sequence MVDQLTQHDPRRIGPFEVLGRLGAGGMGLVYLARSASGRRVAIKTVRTELAEDQLFRVRFTREVEAARAVSGFYTAAVVDADPRAAVPWLATAYVPAPSLEEIVNDCGPLPAQAVRWLAAGVAEALQSIHGAGLVHRDLKPSNVLVVEDGPRVIDFGIASGVSNTRLTMTNVAVGTPAYMSPEQAKDSRSVTGASDVFSLGSMLVFAATGHPPFHGANPVETVFMLLREGPDLEGLPDELRPLIESCMQMEATARPNPADLQAQLAPHLFGSGSDDSGTASAWLPEKAVGLIESRRGGRPAVKPAAGPSGGRSAGRLAVPPPPSYDPVVPAPVPVGAPDTGPVRLAGAPVPIGPGPRVADARAAAVKAPPPEAGLVASWSRPHPGVNGADPGLPAVPAPPPETASGWRPWRFRMSNDVWGTPSVDGDLVYVTSFEVHALDVATGRRRFKTRDVAWSMAVADGRIHASDGPTLFALEAREGGDLWRLSTDAWVYSLKADRGTLVTGTRGGGVQAWEASSGQKLWELAGAQTDFEAPESGPSLHDGTVYVWQDARLRALDARTGDERWSYPIGDAASCGGVPVRLTHADDGFVYASAGTRVVALDTTSGRVRWHFEAPAVFLSPPAFVPGPAVTGGGVYLADYLGTVYALDATDGRDRWRIATEARASIEPVLVAAGHVHVGSGKGLYTLDAVTGTPKWRFQAGGDVVGAPAVAEGRIHFGSTDHLLYTLKADDGRLRWKLATGGEITGSPVVRDGVVYACSKDRCVYALDAEKGTGTARTA encoded by the coding sequence GTGGTGGATCAGCTGACGCAGCACGATCCGCGGCGGATCGGGCCGTTCGAGGTGCTGGGACGGCTGGGGGCCGGCGGCATGGGGCTGGTCTATCTGGCGCGCTCGGCGTCCGGGCGACGCGTGGCGATCAAGACGGTACGGACCGAGCTCGCCGAGGACCAGCTGTTCCGGGTCCGCTTCACCCGCGAGGTGGAGGCGGCCCGCGCGGTCTCCGGCTTCTACACGGCCGCCGTCGTCGACGCCGACCCGCGCGCCGCGGTGCCGTGGCTGGCGACCGCGTACGTGCCGGCGCCCTCCCTCGAAGAGATAGTGAACGACTGCGGGCCGCTCCCGGCCCAGGCGGTCCGCTGGCTCGCCGCGGGTGTCGCCGAGGCACTCCAGTCGATCCACGGCGCCGGCCTTGTCCACCGCGACCTCAAGCCGTCCAACGTCCTCGTCGTCGAGGACGGCCCCCGGGTCATCGACTTCGGCATCGCCTCCGGCGTCTCCAACACCCGGCTGACCATGACGAACGTCGCGGTCGGCACCCCCGCCTACATGTCCCCGGAGCAGGCCAAGGACTCCCGCAGCGTCACCGGCGCGAGCGACGTCTTCTCCCTCGGCTCCATGCTCGTCTTCGCCGCCACCGGCCACCCGCCCTTCCACGGCGCCAACCCGGTCGAGACCGTCTTCATGCTGCTCCGCGAGGGCCCGGACCTCGAAGGCCTCCCGGACGAACTCCGTCCGCTCATCGAGTCCTGCATGCAGATGGAGGCCACCGCCCGCCCCAACCCGGCCGACCTCCAGGCCCAGCTCGCCCCCCACCTGTTCGGCTCCGGCTCCGACGACAGCGGTACGGCGTCCGCCTGGCTGCCCGAGAAGGCGGTCGGGCTGATCGAGTCCCGCCGCGGCGGCCGCCCCGCCGTCAAACCCGCCGCCGGCCCCTCCGGCGGCCGCAGCGCGGGCCGCCTCGCGGTCCCCCCGCCGCCGTCCTACGACCCCGTGGTCCCCGCCCCCGTCCCGGTGGGCGCCCCCGACACCGGACCGGTCCGCCTCGCCGGCGCCCCGGTGCCGATCGGCCCGGGACCGCGCGTCGCCGACGCCCGCGCCGCCGCCGTGAAGGCACCTCCGCCCGAGGCCGGCCTGGTGGCCAGCTGGTCCCGCCCGCACCCCGGCGTCAACGGCGCCGACCCCGGCCTGCCGGCGGTCCCCGCCCCGCCCCCGGAGACGGCCTCCGGCTGGCGGCCCTGGCGGTTCCGGATGTCCAACGATGTCTGGGGCACCCCGTCCGTCGACGGCGACCTCGTCTACGTCACCTCCTTCGAGGTGCACGCCCTCGACGTGGCCACCGGCCGCCGCCGCTTCAAGACCCGCGACGTCGCCTGGTCCATGGCGGTCGCCGACGGCCGTATCCACGCCTCCGACGGCCCCACCCTGTTCGCCCTGGAGGCCCGTGAGGGCGGCGACCTGTGGCGGCTGTCCACCGACGCCTGGGTGTACTCCCTCAAGGCCGACCGCGGCACCCTCGTCACCGGCACCCGGGGCGGCGGCGTCCAGGCCTGGGAGGCCTCCAGCGGGCAGAAGCTCTGGGAGCTGGCAGGTGCCCAGACCGACTTCGAGGCCCCCGAGTCCGGGCCGTCCCTCCACGACGGCACGGTCTACGTCTGGCAGGACGCGCGCCTGCGGGCGCTGGACGCGCGTACCGGCGACGAGCGCTGGTCCTACCCGATCGGCGACGCCGCCTCCTGCGGGGGCGTCCCGGTCCGCCTCACCCACGCCGACGACGGCTTCGTCTACGCCTCCGCGGGCACCCGCGTCGTCGCCCTCGACACCACGAGCGGCCGGGTCCGCTGGCACTTCGAGGCGCCGGCCGTCTTCCTCTCCCCGCCGGCGTTCGTGCCGGGGCCCGCGGTCACGGGCGGCGGCGTCTACCTGGCCGACTATCTCGGCACCGTCTACGCCCTCGACGCCACCGACGGCCGCGACCGCTGGCGCATCGCGACGGAGGCCCGTGCCTCGATCGAGCCGGTGCTCGTGGCCGCGGGCCACGTCCACGTCGGCAGCGGCAAGGGCCTGTACACGCTCGACGCGGTCACCGGCACCCCCAAGTGGCGCTTCCAGGCGGGCGGCGACGTGGTGGGCGCCCCCGCGGTGGCCGAGGGCCGTATCCACTTCGGGTCCACGGACCACCTGCTGTACACGCTGAAGGCCGACGACGGCCGGCTGCGGTGGAAGCTGGCCACCGGCGGGGAGATCACCGGGTCGCCCGTGGTGCGGGACGGGGTGGTGTACGCGTGCAGCAAGGACCGGTGCGTCTACGCCCTGGACGCCGAGAAGGGCACCGGCACGGCCCGGACCGCCTGA
- a CDS encoding enoyl-CoA hydratase/isomerase family protein: protein MSLRLDTDERSGVAVVTLDRPSRLNAIDLTTAAELASVWRALRFDDAVRAVVLTGAGGRAFSTGLDRDAVVPQPASPYSQDDPLIAVGPKANDLWKPVVAAVAGMACGGAFYLLGECDFVVADETAAFFDPHTSYGMVSAYESVLMAQRMPYGEVARMVLMGNAERVGARRAYEVGLVSEVTPAGQALAAAVRCATVIAGYPTEGVQGSVRALWAARGADRERGWAQAPHLITLGNLPGERQAELFADRTRTTPRTR from the coding sequence GTGAGCCTGCGGCTGGACACGGACGAGAGGAGCGGCGTCGCCGTCGTCACCCTGGACCGGCCCTCGCGCCTCAACGCCATCGACCTCACGACGGCCGCCGAACTCGCCTCCGTCTGGCGGGCGTTGCGCTTCGACGACGCGGTACGGGCCGTCGTGCTCACCGGGGCCGGCGGGCGCGCCTTCAGCACCGGGCTCGACCGGGACGCGGTCGTGCCGCAGCCGGCCTCGCCCTACAGCCAGGACGACCCGCTGATCGCCGTCGGGCCGAAGGCGAACGACCTGTGGAAGCCGGTGGTCGCCGCGGTGGCCGGGATGGCCTGCGGGGGCGCCTTCTACCTCCTCGGCGAGTGCGACTTCGTCGTCGCCGACGAGACCGCGGCCTTCTTCGACCCGCACACCTCCTACGGCATGGTCAGCGCCTACGAGTCGGTGCTGATGGCGCAGCGGATGCCGTACGGGGAGGTGGCCCGGATGGTGCTGATGGGCAACGCCGAGCGGGTGGGGGCGCGCAGGGCGTACGAGGTGGGGCTGGTGTCCGAGGTGACGCCCGCCGGGCAGGCGTTGGCGGCGGCCGTGCGGTGCGCGACCGTCATCGCCGGGTACCCGACGGAGGGCGTGCAGGGCAGCGTGCGGGCGCTGTGGGCGGCGAGGGGGGCGGACCGGGAGCGGGGGTGGGCCCAGGCGCCGCACCTGATCACGCTGGGCAACCTGCCCGGCGAACGGCAGGCGGAACTCTTCGCCGACCGCACCCGCACGACCCCGCGCACCCGCTGA
- a CDS encoding BTAD domain-containing putative transcriptional regulator, which yields MDGGPRVPEQRRASSSAEAAALRFSVLGPVRAWRAGEPLSTGSPQQRALLAALLLREGRTATAAELIDALWGPEPPSQALAAVRTYASRLRKILDPGVLVSESGGYAVRGLGEGALDVATAQDLAAAAEKARGAGDLGQARETLNRALALWDGEPLAGVPGPYADAQRTRLEEWQLQLLESRLDMDLEQGCHAEAVSELTALTAAHPLRERLRELLMLALYRSGRQAEALAVYADTRRLLAEELGVDPRSGLRDLQQRILQADPALAEPSSPAPKTPSALVRPAQLPATVPDFTGRSAFVTELSEVLASADGRVMAVSALAGIGGVGKTTLAVHVAHRARSAFPDGQLYVDLQGAGTRAAEPETVLGAFLRALGTADSAIPDSLEERAALYRSVLDGRRVLVLLDNARDAAQVRPLLPGTEGCAALVTSRVRMVDLAGAHLVDLDVMSPDEALQLFTKIVGAERVAAEREAALDVVAACGFLPLAIRIAASRLAGRRTWTVSVLAAKLADERRRLDELQAGDLAVKATFELGYGALDPAQARAFRLLGLADGPDISLAAAAAMLDLSQEDTEDLLEALVDTSLLESAAPGRYRYHDLVRLYARACAERDEQPPSERAAALSRLLDFYLATAAGVYALERPGDRLVDHLATPERPGLVFADRHRAQDWLYAEAVSLLACVRQSAGSGLLARAVDALWAAVDLAESGANSKEYAGVAATLCAAARGVEDPRAEARALITLAYGHSVTGRFDLADEEAGRARELTTTSVDPLASCWSSNILGVIAVYQSRNDDGEVHLNQAIESFRACDDRPGEASALCNLSRIHLATGRTESAVTLARQGTEMYDAMGHALKGANGRYALGLALTKHGALTEATARLQEALEVFRDSRQRLWEGMSLFRLAEVDLAAGHPGQAASNAEAALTVLRGIGGDWRRANVLVVLGQALNGIAQPGRAQVCWREALDLFEALGAPEADQVRALLQPLAMA from the coding sequence ATGGACGGTGGACCGCGGGTGCCGGAGCAGCGGCGCGCCTCCTCCTCGGCGGAGGCTGCGGCGTTGCGCTTCAGCGTGCTCGGTCCGGTGCGCGCCTGGCGTGCCGGGGAGCCGCTCAGCACCGGCTCCCCGCAGCAGCGCGCCCTGCTCGCCGCCCTGTTGCTGCGCGAGGGCCGGACGGCTACCGCGGCGGAGCTGATCGACGCGCTGTGGGGCCCCGAGCCGCCGTCGCAGGCGCTGGCGGCGGTGCGCACTTACGCCTCCCGGCTGCGCAAGATCCTGGACCCCGGGGTCCTGGTCAGCGAGTCCGGCGGCTACGCGGTGCGCGGGCTGGGCGAGGGCGCCCTGGACGTGGCGACGGCGCAGGACCTGGCGGCGGCTGCCGAGAAGGCGCGCGGCGCCGGGGACCTGGGGCAGGCCCGGGAGACACTGAACCGGGCGCTCGCCCTGTGGGACGGCGAACCGCTGGCCGGGGTGCCGGGCCCGTACGCCGACGCCCAGCGCACCCGGCTGGAGGAGTGGCAGCTCCAACTGCTGGAATCCCGCCTGGACATGGACCTGGAACAGGGCTGCCACGCGGAGGCGGTCTCGGAGCTGACCGCCCTCACCGCGGCCCACCCCCTGCGCGAGCGCCTGCGCGAACTCCTCATGCTCGCCCTGTACCGCAGCGGCCGTCAGGCGGAGGCCCTCGCGGTGTACGCCGACACCCGCAGGCTGCTCGCCGAGGAACTCGGCGTCGACCCGCGTTCCGGCCTGCGCGACCTGCAACAGCGCATCCTCCAGGCCGACCCGGCCCTGGCCGAGCCCTCCTCCCCCGCGCCGAAAACCCCGTCCGCCCTCGTCCGGCCCGCCCAACTCCCCGCGACCGTGCCAGACTTCACCGGGAGGTCCGCCTTCGTCACCGAGCTGAGCGAGGTGCTGGCGTCGGCGGACGGCCGGGTGATGGCCGTATCGGCGCTGGCGGGCATCGGAGGCGTCGGCAAGACGACTCTCGCCGTCCATGTGGCCCACCGGGCCCGGTCCGCCTTCCCCGACGGGCAGCTGTACGTCGATCTGCAGGGCGCGGGCACCCGGGCCGCGGAACCGGAGACGGTGCTCGGCGCCTTCCTGCGCGCCCTGGGCACGGCCGACTCCGCGATCCCGGACTCGCTGGAGGAGCGGGCGGCGCTGTACCGGTCCGTGCTGGACGGGCGCCGGGTGCTGGTCCTGCTGGACAACGCACGGGACGCGGCGCAGGTACGGCCACTGCTGCCGGGCACGGAGGGCTGCGCGGCGCTGGTGACGTCCAGGGTCCGGATGGTCGACCTGGCGGGCGCCCACCTGGTGGACCTGGACGTGATGTCCCCGGACGAGGCGTTGCAGCTGTTCACGAAGATCGTCGGCGCGGAGCGGGTGGCCGCCGAGCGCGAGGCCGCCCTGGACGTGGTCGCGGCCTGCGGCTTCCTCCCGCTGGCGATCCGCATCGCGGCCTCCCGGCTGGCCGGCCGCCGCACCTGGACGGTCTCCGTGCTCGCGGCCAAGCTCGCCGACGAACGCCGCCGCCTGGACGAGCTCCAGGCCGGCGACCTGGCGGTGAAGGCGACCTTCGAACTGGGCTACGGCGCCTTGGACCCGGCCCAGGCGCGGGCCTTCCGCCTCCTCGGCCTGGCCGACGGCCCCGACATCTCGCTGGCCGCGGCCGCCGCGATGCTGGACCTCTCCCAGGAGGACACCGAGGACCTCCTGGAGGCCCTCGTCGACACCTCGCTCCTGGAGTCCGCGGCTCCCGGCCGCTACCGCTACCACGACCTCGTCCGCCTCTACGCGCGTGCGTGCGCGGAACGGGACGAGCAGCCGCCCAGCGAACGGGCCGCGGCGCTCTCCCGGCTGCTGGACTTCTACCTGGCGACGGCCGCCGGTGTCTACGCCCTGGAGCGGCCCGGCGACCGGCTGGTGGACCACCTGGCCACCCCCGAGCGCCCCGGTCTGGTCTTCGCGGACCGTCACCGCGCGCAGGACTGGCTGTACGCGGAGGCGGTGTCCCTGCTGGCGTGCGTACGGCAGTCGGCGGGATCCGGGCTCCTCGCGCGCGCCGTCGACGCGCTGTGGGCCGCGGTGGACCTGGCCGAGTCCGGCGCCAACTCCAAGGAGTACGCCGGTGTCGCGGCCACCCTGTGCGCGGCGGCACGCGGGGTCGAGGACCCGCGGGCCGAGGCCCGGGCCCTGATCACCCTCGCCTACGGGCACAGCGTCACCGGCCGGTTCGACCTGGCCGACGAGGAGGCCGGCCGGGCCCGCGAGCTGACCACCACGTCCGTCGACCCGCTGGCGAGCTGCTGGTCGTCCAACATCCTCGGCGTGATCGCCGTCTACCAGAGCCGCAACGACGACGGCGAAGTCCACCTCAACCAGGCGATCGAGAGCTTCCGCGCGTGCGACGACCGCCCCGGCGAGGCGAGTGCCCTGTGCAATCTGTCCCGTATCCACCTGGCCACCGGGCGGACCGAGAGCGCGGTGACGCTGGCCCGGCAGGGGACGGAGATGTACGACGCCATGGGGCACGCCCTCAAGGGCGCCAACGGCCGCTACGCCCTCGGCCTCGCCCTGACCAAGCACGGTGCGCTCACCGAGGCGACCGCCCGGCTGCAGGAGGCCCTGGAGGTGTTCCGGGACAGCCGCCAGCGCCTGTGGGAGGGCATGTCGCTGTTCCGGCTCGCCGAGGTCGATCTGGCCGCCGGGCACCCGGGACAGGCCGCATCCAACGCCGAGGCCGCGCTGACCGTGCTGCGCGGCATCGGCGGTGACTGGCGGCGGGCCAACGTGCTGGTGGTCCTCGGGCAGGCGCTGAACGGCATCGCGCAGCCCGGCCGGGCCCAGGTCTGCTGGCGCGAGGCGCTCGACCTGTTCGAGGCGCTCGGCGCCCCGGAGGCGGACCAGGTCCGTGCCCTCCTCCAGCCGCTCGCGATGGCGTAG
- a CDS encoding lipid-transfer protein, with product MTERKGLHGVKDATAIVGIGQTRFAKRLDEDEKTLACRAVVAALDDAGIAPGEVDALASFTMEETDEVELAKAVGFGDLTFFSKAGYGGGGSCATVAHLAAAIASGQASVGVAWRSRKRGSGPRPWTNTTVQLPTPAQWTRPFGLLRPADEIAMLTRRYMHEYGATRDHLFNVALACRNRANQNPAAVMYDRPLTREMYMTSRWISEPLCLFDNCLETDGALACVVVSRERARDCRRTPVYVHAAAQGLPAQHHGMVNYWNDDPLTGPAWTAARHLWKHADLTPEDVDVAQIYDAFTALVPLSLEGYGFCGRGEGGAFTEQGALEIGGRLPVNTGGGGLSEAYVHGFNLITEGVKQLRGTSTAQVPGAATCLVTAGEGVPTSALLLTNRS from the coding sequence ATGACCGAGCGCAAAGGTCTCCATGGCGTCAAGGACGCCACCGCCATCGTCGGGATCGGGCAGACACGCTTCGCCAAACGGCTCGACGAGGACGAGAAGACCCTCGCCTGCCGGGCCGTCGTCGCCGCCCTCGACGACGCCGGCATCGCGCCCGGCGAGGTCGACGCGCTCGCCTCCTTCACCATGGAGGAGACCGACGAGGTGGAGCTGGCCAAGGCGGTCGGGTTCGGGGATCTGACCTTCTTCAGCAAGGCGGGGTACGGGGGCGGGGGCTCCTGTGCCACGGTCGCGCACCTCGCCGCCGCGATAGCCAGTGGGCAGGCGAGCGTGGGCGTGGCCTGGCGGTCCCGGAAGCGCGGCTCCGGCCCCCGCCCCTGGACCAACACCACCGTCCAGCTCCCGACCCCCGCCCAGTGGACCCGCCCCTTCGGCCTGCTCCGGCCCGCCGACGAGATAGCCATGCTCACCCGCCGCTACATGCACGAGTACGGCGCGACCCGCGACCACCTCTTCAACGTCGCCCTCGCCTGCCGCAACCGGGCCAACCAGAACCCGGCCGCCGTCATGTACGACCGCCCCCTCACCCGCGAGATGTACATGACCTCCCGGTGGATCAGCGAGCCGCTCTGCCTCTTCGACAACTGCCTGGAGACGGACGGCGCGCTGGCCTGTGTGGTCGTGAGCAGGGAGCGGGCCCGGGACTGCCGACGGACCCCCGTCTACGTCCACGCGGCCGCCCAGGGGCTGCCCGCCCAGCACCACGGCATGGTCAACTACTGGAACGACGACCCCCTCACCGGCCCCGCCTGGACCGCCGCCCGCCACCTGTGGAAGCACGCCGACCTCACCCCCGAGGACGTCGACGTGGCCCAGATCTACGACGCGTTCACCGCCCTCGTCCCGCTCTCCCTGGAGGGGTACGGCTTCTGCGGCCGCGGGGAGGGCGGGGCCTTCACCGAGCAGGGCGCCCTGGAGATCGGCGGACGGCTGCCGGTCAACACCGGCGGCGGGGGCCTCAGCGAGGCCTACGTGCACGGGTTCAACCTCATCACCGAGGGCGTCAAACAGCTGCGCGGCACCAGCACCGCCCAGGTGCCGGGCGCCGCCACCTGCCTGGTCACCGCCGGCGAGGGCGTCCCGACCTCGGCCCTCCTCCTCACCAACCGGAGCTGA